The following DNA comes from Pseudobythopirellula maris.
GCTAGAACGACGCATAACCGAAGGGAGGGCTACGTGCGGGAACGACTTACGAGCCGCCTAGAGCGGCTGCAGCAGCAATTAGACCGCGAAAGGGGCCAGACTGAGGGCGGGGCGCTCGTGTGCGTCTACACCGCCAGTGAGGGCCTAGAAAAGGCCCAAGAGCGAATGCCGGGGGCGATCTACTTTCTGCCGGACAACGGCCGAGACGATAACCCGTCGGCTGAAGTCAGTTGCTGAGTGCCGTTGGGTGCGCCGCAATCGCTTGTGGCCCACGCTTTGGCCCTGATTGCGGCACGGGTTGGATTCCTCAGGGGACTACTCGGCCCAGCAGCAGCGTTCCACGCTGTCGACAATTGCCGGTTCTTTGACAACTGAATTATCAGGATGCGGGCGGGGCCCACAAAAGGCGCCCGCCTCGTGCCCTGGCCCCAGGTTGTTGTGGCGCCGTTGCGGATCGCACAGGCGGGGGTAGATTGCCGCCCCGGATTCCTTCACCCCAGGCGGCGCCCCGATGTTTTGCGTATCCGACGACGATCCCGACGAGCCACTCCGCCGAGCCGCTCTCGACCTCGTGCGCGACCGACAGCGGATGCTTGTGTGCGACCTAGGCCGCATGCTCGGCACCAGTCGCTTCGACCTGGATCGGGTTCTCGATCGACTTGAGTCGTGCGAGTTGGTGGGGCAGCGTGGCGGGTTGGTCTGGCCGCGGTGATGGCGATTGAGAAGGGTGTCCCTACCGCATTCGAATGATGAATCGCACACCGGCATGCGGCGGCATCCAAGTGGCTTGCTCAGCTTGGACGCCGTCTTTCTTAACAGTGTGCGCTAAGCCGCTATCTATTCTGTGGCGGTGCTGACCTTCTCCAGTACCTTCTTCATCGGTCTCAATGTGATCGGCCCCGTCGGTGTGCTCACCATCGCCCTGAGTTACTGAATATACGTTATTCTTACTTGGCCAATCAGGCCCTCTCAATTCGATTCCGACCGTATGCCCCTGTACGGCCAATGTTGGAATATTGACATCATGCCGATGCCCTGCTTCGCCCAAAGCATCACTACCGAGACTGTCGCCCTCGGAGACGCCAGCCAGCATTCTGCCATCCATATTAGGGACGGGCTTACCTACTAGGTGCGCCGGCACCCATCTTTGATCAGGCCACTTCGTTTTCCCATCTGCCCAAACATAACCATCCGGAAGGGCGTGCCCGAAATACGGCAGCATTACCCCCCGCGGGACTGTTGGAACCCGGTCCGGAGCTTGGCCAGACGTTGGAGCTGTGAATATAACAGCAAGAAACAAAGCGGCAACGAAATCAAGATTCCTCATCGCACAACCTCCAGAATAGAGAGCGTGACCAATGGGCGCAAGGTATCAGCTCGCCGTGGTAATGCAACTATCTCAGATATAATTCAAGTCGCATCTCTGAACTAGCTCATGCGTTATCGCATCCCGGTGCCAACAGATGGCACCCCCCATTACTACTACTACTCTGCTGATCTTGTGCCCTGCTGCGCGAATCAGCCAAGCGTGGCGAGCTGATGCCGGCCAGCCCGCCTGGCAGGGGGAAGAAAAAATCCCTGACCCTGGGCCAGGGTTTTAGCGACCGTGCCCTAGCCAAGTTCCGCAAGGTCTCCAAGAGCAAGGAACATGGCGGCGAAGCTTGAGCCGCATTGTGCGGTGAAGGCTAAGGAGCGGCGAGACTCAAAGCTCAAACAATACAACCGTTGTGGAAACGATTCCACAACGGAGGAAGGCCGTGCCCGCGACGAGGCCGGCGCTCTGTACGAGGTGAGTGAGCGGAGCGTGTCGAAGCCGGTGGCGGCGTTCATCGAGCGCAATAAGGACGGCGACGAGTGGAAAGACGGCGGCGGGGGGTGAGCCAAGGATCATGAGTTACTGTAATCCACTCTTGCAAAGAACATGTTCTTGCAACCGGGGCAGCGGCAATTGCCTTCTTTGTTTTTACCTTGAACTATGGACAACCTGACGAGCTGCTTTTTCGTATCCATGCAGTAGGTGCAGAAAATGCCGCCAGCGATGCCGGCTTCATTTTCGTCGTCTAAGCGATACGTCCCCCGGTCGATGCGAAGGTACTTCCGAATGTCTTTGAGTTCTTGTAAATCGGTGAGTTTCTCACTGAGGACAAGGTTCTCTTGCTTGAGATCAGCGGCCTCCATCTTCACATCAGCCACCGCGTTCATTAGCTCCGCAATCAACGTTTTATGCTCGGCGTCGCGCAGCGAGTCCCTAAGCTTGACCCCAATGTCCCAGACTTTTTGAGCGCCGCCGGTGATATCCATGCATCTGATCCCGAACAAGAGTGAGGAGTGACAGGCCGATTGTCGTCTTCGGACGGGCGGGCAGCAAGTTGGCCAAGACCCCCAACCCAGGGTGAGGGATTTGGCCGAGCCCTGAGCCGCCCCCCTAACGCACCAATCCCCAAGACGACCTAGACACCGGCCCGCCGCGTTTGGGCCCCAGACGCGGCGACTCAGAATGCCGTTTTCGGGGCGACGTTGACAAACCGACCATCGAACCGCCATGATTCGGGTGTCAAAGCTACTTCGGAAACTGGCAACGAGGTTGTCGGTTTTCTACTCTTGGCGCCGCTGGCGTCTGAGCACTACTAAGAACCATGTCGAATTCTCTACTAAAAACAGTGCGCGTGGCTGCGCGGGTGTCCCCTGAGGCAACGATGGGGGGGTGGTTTAGTAGCCGCCTGACAACGCCAGTGCAGCCACGCGCTCTCTTTCCTCTCGCCACTCTGGCGGAGGATGAAAGTCTCTCACGATCAGTACGCATGCGCTCACAGCTACGGCGATAGATGCCGACTACGTTGCCGTAATCCAAGTGCTGCCCGGCGACCGGGTACTCGTGTCGACCCGTGGCCTGCGCCGGGTCATCGATGATCGGACCGGCGCCGTGCTGCTATTCGGACTGCGAGAAGCCCGTCCGCGCGATCCGTGCGGCGTCGACCGACGAGCTACAAACAATCGAGGGGCTGATTCACTGACCGCAACGCTGGCCGCTCCGATTGGGGCGGCCGGCTTTCCAACCTCAATGCAAACACACACAGGAATTCCATGGCAAGTCTAAGCAAAGAGAGGGGACGACCCCGCAAGTCAGGCCCCCGCCGTGACGGCTGGCGCGTGCTGGTGTTCGTCGACGGGGATCGCAAGACTATCCGACTGGGGGCGATACCCAGAAAACAGGCCGAGGCCATGCTGCGGCATATCGAGGCCCTGGCGGCTTCGCTGCTGGATCACAGCGCCCCGCCAGAGGCCACGGCCCGCTGGCTTGCGGAGCTGGACGAGAAGATCAGAGAACGGATCGTGCGGGCCAGCCTGGCCCAGCCTCGGCATAAGCCCAGGGGCGTGACCGTGGGAGAGCTGATCGACCACTATAAGCGTCTTAAGTATCAGAGTGATGGGGCGGGGGGGTACGCTCAGGGCACGATCAACGTTCACGAAGCCGCCTTCGCGTCGATGCTCGGCCACTGGCCGGCCGATACGGTGGTTGCTGATATTTCTGGCGGCGACTGCGACGACTTCGTCGACTGGATGAGCCAGAAGGGGCTCGCCGAGGCAACCATCCGGAAACGGTCTGCGATCGCTAAAAAGCTCCTGGGCTACGCGGTCAAGAAACGCTGGCTGGACCGGAACCCCTACGAAGATTCGGGCGTGAAGACTGCGAGCGTGGGCAATTCGGCCAGGCAGGTGTTCATCCCGCCAGCGGATGCCCTGAAAGTCCTTCAAGAGTTGCCAGACACGCAATGGCGGCTGCTGTTCGTCCTGAGCCGATTCGGTGGCCTCAGGGTGGGCAGCGAGCCACGGCAATTGAAGATTGGCCACGTGAACGCCGCGGCCGGCACGCTGACCGTCCCAAGCCCCAAGACGAAGCGTTACCAGGGAAAGGCAGAACGAATCATCCCGCTCTGGCCCGAGTTAGAGCGGCTTATCACCAAACGATTCCACGAAATGGAGGAAGGGGAGGAAATGCTGCTTCCGTTCCTGCGGGGCCGGACAGACGCCTCCCTCCGAAAACCCATGTTCGCGGCCATCCAGCGGGCAGGCCTCCAACCGTGGCCGCGACTCTGGCACAACCTGCGAAGCTCACGGCAGACGGAACTGCTGGGGCCGCACTACCGTTGCAACATGGTTGAAGTCTGCGCGTGGCTGGGCAACAGCGAGGCCGTGGCGAACCGGCACTACGTGCAGGCGACAGCCGACGGATTCTCGCGTGCGGCGCAAATTGCGGCGCTGCCAGAGACCGCATGGGGCGACAGCGAGCCCGAAGCGGTCGAAGGGCAGGGGGCCAAACGCCCTGTTATCGTCGCTCCTGCGCTGTCCGGCGGTTCCTCGCAGAAAAAAACGATAGCCGAGGCGGGACTCGAACCCGCACGAGGGTTACCCCCCACCGGATTTTAAGTCCGCGATTCTTGTATTTCTTTTGCATTGCTTTTGGACACTTAATGCGTACCTGCGCCACTCTAAACGGCGTTTTGGTCGATCGATGCCTACGGTCGCATTGGAGTAGCGGGTAGCTTGGATCGCCCGTATTGTTCCGAATTTGTTCCGAGTTGCTTCATCCACTGGATTGTGATTCCGAAGGTCGGGGGTTCGAGACCCCTCAGCCACCCTTTATCTGGCAACGACTTACGTCGATTGGCCCCCCGGCCCCTTGGGCCACCTGACACGGATCTGACACACCGTGGCGCCCGTGTGGCGGTCACATTGGTGGCCCGTCATTGGGCAGTAGGAAAGGATGATTGCGTCACAAGAACGCTCTCTTTCGCTCCCACTGCCCCCAAATGGCCAGCCTCGAAATCGACCCCCGTTCGGGTCGCTACCGTGTCCGGTTCCGCTACGCCGGCCAGGAGTACAAGCGGTCGCTCCGCACCAAAAGCCGACCCGTCGCCGCCGCCTCTCTCGGGCAGGTAGAGGAAGCTTTGCGGATGATCGAGATGGGGCTGGTTGAGCTGCCCCAGGATGTGGAGGAGGGCGCTTTTATCGTCTCGGGGGCCCGGGTCCGGAAAGCCAGGCGGCAGCCGTCAAAAGTGCAGACGTTGGACGACCTGTTCCGCGTCTATCAAGCTGAACTCCCGACCGGGTCGAAGGAGCCGCGGACGCTCGCCGGCGAGCGTTTGCACTTCAAGCACCTGCTCCGGCACTTGAAACCCAAGACCCGGCTGGCCGCGATCACGCCACGCACCGTGCAGGGTTACGTCGAACTCCGCTCCAGAGACCAGTACGCCAAGCGATCAATCACCCCCGACACGATCAAGAAAGAGATCACGACCCTCCGGTTGGTGTGGAACTGGGCGAAGCGGCAAGAGTACGTCGAGAACCCGCCACCGATCAGCCACGTGATCTACCCGAAGCGGGATGAGAAGCCCCCCTTCCAGACCCTGGCGGAGATCCAACGGGCCGTCAGCGGGGGCAAGTTGTCGAAGGCTCAAGAAGCCGCTCTTTGGGAATCGCTCTTCCTAACCCGCCCCGAGGTCGATCGCCTGCTCGACCACGCCTCAAAGCAGGCCGGGCTTCCGTTTGTCTACCCGATGTTCGTGCTCGTGGCCCACACCGGGATGCGACGCAGCGAGCTGCTCCGCGCCGAGAAGGCCGACTTTGACTTTGAGGGCCGCACCATCTTAGTCCGAGAGAAAAAGCGTTCGCGCAAGCACGCCCTGAGCTTCCGCCGGGTTCCGATGACGAATCTGCTGGGCCGGGTGTTCAAGCAGTACTTCGCGGAACACCCATCCGGTCCGTACGCACTGACGCGAGACAATGATCAGCCGTTGACCACCGATGCAGCCGATCACTTCTTCGAGGTCGCCTTGAAAGGTTCGGCTTGGCAGGCGGTCCGGGGCTTCCATGTCTTCCGGCACTCTTTTGCGTCGAACGCCATGGCAGAGGGCATCGACCAACGCATGATCGACGCCTGGATGGGCCACCAAACCGAAGAGATGCGGCAACGCTACCGTCACTTGGCCCCGACCCAGCAGCAAGCCGCTATCGACGCCGTGTACCGAGACGAAGCGTCTTGAGACCTGAAACTTGCGCCGTAAAGAGTCTCTAGTATCGACGACGGCCGGCGAGAGTCTCGGTCGGTTCGACATCGGTCACAAGGTACGACAGCGAGAAGCACGCTGCTTGATCAACCGCTACGGCGTTCTCGTCTCCCGCGAGCGTAGACTGCCTTGCGTCGAAGCACCGTGCGGTGGAGATGGCTAGTGAGTCAACACAATGGCTCTGAAGCGTGACGAACACTCCTCGGCGTGTCGGGCCGACGCAGGTGAAAGCGGTCGCGAGTTGTACTACCGGATCGTCCGTAGCTCGACACTAGGGGCAAGTCCGCTATAATGCGTGCCTCCGTTGGATGCCTATTCGTAAAGGAGACGTCCATTCGCTACTCAACGCACTGATCTTCTGAAGCAGCTCGTCGCCGGGGGTACCAACGGAAACCGTTGGTATAAGGTCAACCTCCACGCACACGGCCTCGGGCATTCCGCCAAGGACATGGTCTCCGAGGCACGTAAGGCCGAGATCGACATTCTTGCGATCACGGACCATCAGACATTCGACGCCTACGACAAAGTCTACGCGGAGTCGAAGACCGAAGGCCGAGCACTGACCGTGCTGCCAGGCATCGAGATCACGACTCACGAAGGCGTCCACATCATCGCGATCTTCCCGCAGGAATACTCTGCGAGGCAACGCGAGCACTTCATCGGCTGGCTGGAGATCCCCGGCACTGGCGATACCAAGATCGGCTCGAAGAAAACGGTCGATGAGGTACTCCAGCATATCGTGGAAGAGGGCGGAATCGTCGTTGCCCCGCACCCGTGGACGCCGAATATTGGCTTCCTGTCCTGTTCGCCGAAGATACAGACTCGCGTTAATTGGCTAGAGACCGGACACATCAAGCTAATTCAGGTCAAACAGGACGCGCACGCCAACAAGGTCACTTACATCGGCCACGACAAGGACGGCACTTGGGTCAACCGCTACGTCCTCAGCTCGGCGTCACCTAAGCAGATAGCAGAGAGCACCTACTGCTTGGCTCCGTTCAACCGTAGCGACGCACACAAGCCGTCAGAAATTGGCGACGGATGTTCGTGGTTCCGCATGGAAGCTCCGACCATCGACGGCCTACGACAGGTGGCTTGCGAGCCTCGCACCCGTATCTCACTAGATGAACCGCTGGCTGCCGTCCACGATTGCATCCTCGCCGTCCGTGTCCACGGCGGGTACTGCAAGGATCAGACGTTCTGCTTTAACGAATCGCTGAACTGCATTGTCGGTGACAACCACGCCGGCAAGTCAGCCGTCTTCGACTTTATCCGGTTCGTGCTCGGCCACACTGAAGACCCGACCGACAGTAATTCGCGGCTGACACTGCTGCGGCGCTTGGACAGTATCCTGCAGGCCGAAAACAAGGTCGAGCTGTTCTTGCGCTCCAACGGCGAGTACTACGTTGTCGAGCGTACGTTCCGACCAACTACGAACGGCAGGGACGTGACCGGCTGTTGCGACCTAGCGATTGCCTACGTGTACGACGAAGAAAACGAGAATTTAGAACCGGCAGACGACTTTTCCTTCCAGATCGAGGTCTACGAGCAGGGTCGGATCGGTCTCCTTCGCAGTGACATCGACAGGCAGCTGGAAATGCTCGACGAGTTCGCAGAACTCAACAGCACGAAGGCGAATCGCGATGAACTTTTCGGGAAGCTGACGACCAATGCCACTGCCCTGAAGCCGCTCAACGCTGAGCGTGAGACACTGAAGACCGAGATCGCAGCGCTCAAACGGCTGGAGGAGGAGCTGGAGGGCTTCAACGAGCAGCTGCCCGACGAAGCAACGGAAGGCGAATGGGGCAACGCGGTTGCCGTTGTGGATGGGATCACCGGCGCCGTGGAAACTATCACACTCGCGGCAGCGCAAATCCCAGACCCCGCCGTCCCGAATGAGCTGGCCGACGAAGACGACGTACTGGTCCAGCTCTTCTCTCAATCGCTTCCGGCCGTACCGGCTGAGAACGTAGCCGACCGGGATGCCATCGAGGCTTGGCGTGAAGACGCCCAGAAGGGTCTAAAAGAGATCGAGACCACCCGAGCGCAGCTGGTGGGTGCTATCAAGAAGCTCAGCGCTACTCATCAGTCGCATCTGAAGCCTTGGAAGGCGAAGCACGCCGATCACGAGAAAGAGATTGCCGAGCAACTGAAGAAGAGCGGCGTCGAATCACCGACCCAATTACGCCAACAGATCACGTCACACCGCGCGAAGATCCGCAAGATCAAGGAGAAGGATCAGCCCCGGCTGGGGAGCGTGGAGACGGAGATCAGCCGACTGGAGAATGAACGAGATACGCTGCGCACGCAACTGAAGGCCGCGAACACCACGATTTCGAAGACGCGCTCAGAAAAGGCCGAGGAACTGAACGGCACCTTCGATAAGAAGATCATCGTCAACGTGGAGGGGGGTGGCGACCAACGAGAATACCTTGAATCGCTGCGTGAAATCTGCGACGAGATCACCAACCAATACCAGCGAATCCAGAAACGCGAACAGCACCTGCAAGCCATTGCTTCAAACGTGACACCGTTGGAGCTGGCCGAGGCTATCTGCAATGACGGCAAGGTTATCAGCCGATCTGGTTCGCCGTCGTTGACCGACTTGTGCGAGATCACCAAGAACACGCAGGAAGTGCTCTGTA
Coding sequences within:
- a CDS encoding tyrosine-type recombinase/integrase; translated protein: MLVFVDGDRKTIRLGAIPRKQAEAMLRHIEALAASLLDHSAPPEATARWLAELDEKIRERIVRASLAQPRHKPRGVTVGELIDHYKRLKYQSDGAGGYAQGTINVHEAAFASMLGHWPADTVVADISGGDCDDFVDWMSQKGLAEATIRKRSAIAKKLLGYAVKKRWLDRNPYEDSGVKTASVGNSARQVFIPPADALKVLQELPDTQWRLLFVLSRFGGLRVGSEPRQLKIGHVNAAAGTLTVPSPKTKRYQGKAERIIPLWPELERLITKRFHEMEEGEEMLLPFLRGRTDASLRKPMFAAIQRAGLQPWPRLWHNLRSSRQTELLGPHYRCNMVEVCAWLGNSEAVANRHYVQATADGFSRAAQIAALPETAWGDSEPEAVEGQGAKRPVIVAPALSGGSSQKKTIAEAGLEPARGLPPTGF
- a CDS encoding tyrosine-type recombinase/integrase, coding for MASLEIDPRSGRYRVRFRYAGQEYKRSLRTKSRPVAAASLGQVEEALRMIEMGLVELPQDVEEGAFIVSGARVRKARRQPSKVQTLDDLFRVYQAELPTGSKEPRTLAGERLHFKHLLRHLKPKTRLAAITPRTVQGYVELRSRDQYAKRSITPDTIKKEITTLRLVWNWAKRQEYVENPPPISHVIYPKRDEKPPFQTLAEIQRAVSGGKLSKAQEAALWESLFLTRPEVDRLLDHASKQAGLPFVYPMFVLVAHTGMRRSELLRAEKADFDFEGRTILVREKKRSRKHALSFRRVPMTNLLGRVFKQYFAEHPSGPYALTRDNDQPLTTDAADHFFEVALKGSAWQAVRGFHVFRHSFASNAMAEGIDQRMIDAWMGHQTEEMRQRYRHLAPTQQQAAIDAVYRDEAS
- a CDS encoding AAA family ATPase, with amino-acid sequence MVSEARKAEIDILAITDHQTFDAYDKVYAESKTEGRALTVLPGIEITTHEGVHIIAIFPQEYSARQREHFIGWLEIPGTGDTKIGSKKTVDEVLQHIVEEGGIVVAPHPWTPNIGFLSCSPKIQTRVNWLETGHIKLIQVKQDAHANKVTYIGHDKDGTWVNRYVLSSASPKQIAESTYCLAPFNRSDAHKPSEIGDGCSWFRMEAPTIDGLRQVACEPRTRISLDEPLAAVHDCILAVRVHGGYCKDQTFCFNESLNCIVGDNHAGKSAVFDFIRFVLGHTEDPTDSNSRLTLLRRLDSILQAENKVELFLRSNGEYYVVERTFRPTTNGRDVTGCCDLAIAYVYDEENENLEPADDFSFQIEVYEQGRIGLLRSDIDRQLEMLDEFAELNSTKANRDELFGKLTTNATALKPLNAERETLKTEIAALKRLEEELEGFNEQLPDEATEGEWGNAVAVVDGITGAVETITLAAAQIPDPAVPNELADEDDVLVQLFSQSLPAVPAENVADRDAIEAWREDAQKGLKEIETTRAQLVGAIKKLSATHQSHLKPWKAKHADHEKEIAEQLKKSGVESPTQLRQQITSHRAKIRKIKEKDQPRLGSVETEISRLENERDTLRTQLKAANTTISKTRSEKAEELNGTFDKKIIVNVEGGGDQREYLESLREICDEITNQYQRIQKREQHLQAIASNVTPLELAEAICNDGKVISRSGSPSLTDLCEITKNTQEVLCTIGSDIELVNKIEIVDVPDVPRIKVKREGEETYADLATGLSPGEQSAAILTLALQTRSRPLIVDQPEDELGYSYVVNLIVPKMLRAKFLRQLIVVTHVANIPVLGDADYVIKLENRPHADTGRQCVVVAEGCFERSEVTTAVVQLEGGEQAFRFRQHRYSLTRLSEVVPAKAVQ